Part of the Odocoileus virginianus isolate 20LAN1187 ecotype Illinois chromosome 27, Ovbor_1.2, whole genome shotgun sequence genome is shown below.
ATTTCATTGAGTATGCTTAAAACCAAAATTAATATACAGTGAAAGCAAAATATATCAATTAACTGAATGTATACCCAGAGTCTATCAAGTCTGATGCctaatttaagaaaatagtttataCACTtactgctgaatttttttttaataaatgaatttgaagAGAGAAGagttaagacagaaaaaaatttccataaaCCACTAATCCATTTTATTCTCTAGATTACCTCTTCCCTAGTACCTTACTGAATGCTTTGGCCACATCTTTGTTCCGAAGGCTGTATATAAGGGGATTCAGCATGGGAGTGAGGATGGTGTAGAAGGCTGACACCATCTTGTCCTGAGTTGGGGATCTATTAGAAGTGGGTCTCATATATATGAACGTAGCTGCTCCATAGTACATCCCCACAACAATAAGATGTGAAGTACAGGTGGTGAAAGCCTTGTGCCGACCCTCCCCAGAACCCATGCGAATGACGGTTATAATTACACGTGTGTAGGAGACGATGATGAGTGACAAAGGGAGGAGGAGCATTACTACACAACAGATGAAAATAAGTGTTTCAAATGTGGAAGTATCCGTGCATGAGAGATGTAGGAGTGCTGGGACATCACAGAAGAACTGAGCTATTTCTCGGGATCCACAATAGGAGAAAGACATAGTAGCAGCTACATCAACAATCCCATCAAAGGCACCAAGAATCCATGAAGAGGCAGCCATGAGTCCACACAGTTTCCAGTTCATGAGATTGAAATACTGAAGAGGATAGCAAATGgcaacatagcggtcataggccatgacaGCCAACAAGAAGCACTCTGCACCAAATAGGGACACATAGAAAAAGATCTGGGCTTCACATCCTGCTACAGAAATGGACTTCCTGCCAGACAGGAAGCTGTGGGCCATCTTGGGTACAGTGGTGCAGATGAGCATGAGGTCCATGAGGGAGAGCTGGCTGAGGAgaaagtacatgggggtgtggagccGCGAGTCCAGGTAGATGAGGAGAACCATGAGAGTGTTTGCCAAGAGCGCCATTGTGAAGATGCCCAGgaccagagagaagagaaagatgtgAGTGGGCGTGTAACTAAAAAATCCCATCAAGATGAAGTCAGGGTTGAATGTCTGATTGTCCCATTCCATGATGAATATTTTCTGTATCTAGAACCACAAGGAGttataaacattaaatatctGAACAATTATTTATACACTGTCCACTCTATGTGCAGCACTCTGGGAAACCAACATACATGATATGTCAGGACTGGGAAAGAATGAGCAGAGGCTTTTGCAGTCAGGTGGAGTTAACCACACTCACCCTCCACCATCCTGCTCTGACAGGTTATTTCTAtatcttcttatttttcctttacatagtataaataactttttaaaaataatttttaaaaagttattaatgatttatggctgccctgggtctttgttgcttcaccGAGGCTTGCTCTAATTGTGGCGAGCCAGAGGTACACTTCATTGCAGCGAATggccttctcactgcagtgatttCTCCTGTCGCAGAGCAGGAGtgctagggtgcacaggctttagtagttgcagtgcatgggctcagtagttggggctcatgGTCTTTGTTGCCCTGTggtttgtggaatcttcccgaatcGGGGAATGTCTCCTGCAATGGgaatgtggattcttaactattgacttccagggaagtcccaggaagagaGCATTTTTAATGCCATTGCTTATATAGTAAAGTAAGATAACTACAACTTAGTTTTAGAGATATTACATTtgcatttatgtaattttatttgtgCACCAAACTTAGAGCACAAATAAGACTACTGGTTATACAATTATACAAAAGATGACCCTCCAGTGCAGAATAATTGGTAAATAATTTCAAGGAATCTATGCATTATGAATAGGCAACTTagttgcagatgaggaaatgaaaagtCAAAATCATCATTTATGAAGAAAGCAAGATGGGTGGAAGGCAGAGGTAAAACAAGCATTTATGTCTCAGTTTGAGACAGGTAGTATCTTAAGACTAGTTTTCACATtcaccaaaatgaagaaaatttaagaaactatATAAGAAGGTTCAGAAATTATATAACCTGTGAGTCTGCCAAATTCTTAAATCAGTATCTAATGgggcaaaagaaacaaacaaatgtcTTATATGTCTATCAGTGTGAGAGTGAGCCAAGACCAGTTTGTTGTGTTTAGGGAAAAGAGAATTGTTTTACAAAAGATTAGACAAAAGCAAAGTAAACAGAGATAGCTTTTTATGTTGTTGAAACATCAAGGAAGAGGAATCCTTCCACGCTAACCTCATGACATAATTATTTTGTCATTAAAGGGAAGGTCTTCTCTCATGCTGCCCACTGCTGCCTCAACCCAACTGTGTTTAAAAATTGGACAGGTTTCATGCTTTTACTCCCAAATGCTGCTGAAGCCAAATTTTCAGGCAAAGAGGTAACACATTTTTAAACCTTCTCATTCTCATATctcttttatgtattttcatcCTTACCCAGAAGAGGATTTAGCTGAAGCTTAAGTCCAACACAAGGACCTAGCAGTTCTTTATTCAACGTTGTGTATCCTTTTTCTCTTAAGGCACTCAATGTTTTAGATATTTCAAACCCACCCAGAACTGGCCTTCCTTTGCTCTCAACCCTTCATTGGTGAAAGGCCTGTGCAAAATTCTTTCATTCAGAGACTGCTTTTCTTGTATTATCTCTTTAagttgtaaaatattaaaattctatttctctttttattgtattCATAAGAAATATGAGCATCTAATACCTCTCATTGTGTTACTTCACCATCATTTCCATAGAAACATTGTCTCTGTTGATAACATTTATTAgcatatattttcaaaagattgTACTGATTGTCTATCAATTTAAATACTATAACACCAGTATAACTTTTGTAATTTTAAGGCTATGCAAATCTTAGGAGCACTATTACTCTCTTTTTGTAGAGATAGGAGTGATTTTCTACAGACCTCTGTGCTGAAGGGGTAACTGAATTGTGAAAGCTGGTTACATAAGTGGAGCCTGCAAATGAGGAAATTAGATGCAGACATTGTAAGTGGAGAGTTAACCATTAAGATGGACTGGCTGTATACCTAATTAAGGAGAGCTTTATGTAGGGGTGCTGACACCCAAGGAGAAACCTTAATCTTCTGAGTCAATTTGATTATTATCCTAGAGAGAAGTACCAGTTTCATTTGGCTTCCAGGTATGCTGTTTGCTGCCAGCTGCTCTGCATGATGAGCGAAGGTGAGGGAGAATGGTGGGGGGCTGACTGGAACAGCATTCTTTAAACAGATCTTCAGATTATCCCCTTTTTACAGGGGATCTTTGTGTGTGATTCAGGACTGTCTCAATTTCTGGTTTGTTTTGTTCATCAGATATCCATGTGTTTTGATCCTTCCATGTATCCCTTGTAATATTTGGCTTGCTGATCATCTCTTCCCTCTTAATTATTGTCCTTATTGATTGCTGCATATACTTCTCAGTATTCTTGAGTTGGAAACCTCCTACCATTTGCTAAACATACCTCTATACCAGCACTTATCAAATTgtattgttatcattattatgtATGTACTTTCGGATACAAAGGTATATGCAATACATGTTCTCACCTCCAGAGATATAAATACATTATTACCAGTGTCCTTGCCCATTTCTTTATtgtcttctaaaaatatttataaccatAGTCTTCCTTAATTCTTTAATTGTCCATCTCAGTAATCGTAAAACACAATTCTAGATTCTTCACTCTTTTATTCCCAAAGTCTCAGTCGCACAGTCATACAACTTTGTCATAAAAACTTACGCTGTCATTCATACAAGAGCATCAGGTCTTATACCCATAACCCAAATCCTAATTATCATATGTTGATTGTTATTATACAAAATAATTACCTTTTATTTCTGAAGATTCTTATATTTCCAGCATATCCCGCACATACATATTACTGGGCATAATTGTATTTCACAAACTCTAGAAACTTCAACTCAGAGTGTTCAATGATGTACTTGATttactaaataaattttaattttccatagGAAGCTTGTACTTCCCTCAAGCCAGCGTATTTACTGTTTGCTATATACGTTAAACAACAGTattgaaaacactgaaataagcCAAAAAGGCAGTTGGCATTGCTTTTCAATATCATACAAAGACATTGTTTAGCTGACCCTCCCAAGAATTACTTAATTCAGGGACTGTATCTGTGTCTGGGTAGATGTTTGTTTCAGTACATAATGGAAACATGTAGTGTTTCTTCATCCCTTACAAATGTAAGAACTTGTGATCAAAAACTAACCTTTAAAATTTGCTAGGGAGCTTTAAGAAATAACTGATTAAAACATCTCTGCATGGTCACACCTGCA
Proteins encoded:
- the LOC110144460 gene encoding olfactory receptor 2M2-like, whose amino-acid sequence is MEWDNQTFNPDFILMGFFSYTPTHIFLFSLVLGIFTMALLANTLMVLLIYLDSRLHTPMYFLLSQLSLMDLMLICTTVPKMAHSFLSGRKSISVAGCEAQIFFYVSLFGAECFLLAVMAYDRYVAICYPLQYFNLMNWKLCGLMAASSWILGAFDGIVDVAATMSFSYCGSREIAQFFCDVPALLHLSCTDTSTFETLIFICCVVMLLLPLSLIIVSYTRVIITVIRMGSGEGRHKAFTTCTSHLIVVGMYYGAATFIYMRPTSNRSPTQDKMVSAFYTILTPMLNPLIYSLRNKDVAKAFSKVLGKR